In Amaranthus tricolor cultivar Red isolate AtriRed21 chromosome 5, ASM2621246v1, whole genome shotgun sequence, a genomic segment contains:
- the LOC130813856 gene encoding piezo-type mechanosensitive ion channel homolog isoform X2: MEFMMSSTESDLTEQLLPARHSFFIRLSRSGERHTNVLVKAAVFRTFTINFFTYGFPLSLVALSFWSFHFASICAFGLLAYVGYIVYAFPSLFRLHRLNSLLLVFILLWAVSTYIFNVAFSILNWKLGKDPEIWELVGLWRYSTPGYFLIAQFGLGFLVAVGNLVNNSVFTYLSNENGHIPNGGSTIEVKEETKVLMVATIAWGLRKCSRAIMLVLIFLIAMKPGFMHAIYMIFFFIYLLGHSISTKIRQALILLCEAHFALLYILQINLISKNLKHEGSLSREILSQLGLLDCDSSWEFLEIALLACYCAIHNNGFDMLFSFSAFVQHTPYPPIGFSVLKAGLNKSVLLSVYCSSSDGDSNSGTSERRIASYLSAVGQKFLAVYRSWGTYIAFLTILVAVYLVRPNYISFGYIFLLLFWIIGRQLVERTKRRLWFPLKAYAILVFIFMYCLSIFPSFQSWLSHVVDLYPNLGYKPDASMLDNIWESLAILIVMQLYSYERRQSKYTEPIDANVLQSGTLGFIRRFLIWHSNKLLFAALFYASISPISAFGFLYLLGLIISSTFPKTSRVPSKSFLVYTGFVVMVEYLFQMWGQQAKMFPGQYHSDLSRFLGLQVFGPGFWGIESSLRGNVLVIAACTLQYNVFHWLDRMPNTDVLIGEWEEPCPLFVTAEDDAVTVHNYDEENILLSQSTSSDKQTTTASYTWQSPTTGRPKPLLSQRDSENSRSVNFSIRYFWGSIKESQKWNKRRILALRNERFEMQKKTLKVYLMFWIENMFNLFGLEINMMVLLLASFALLNVISLLYIGLLAAFVLLDRRIIRRLWSMLVFLFACVLVLEYFSIWKNQFSLNHSSPLETTIHCHDCWKISKLHFQFCQSCWLGLVVDDPRMLMSYFIVFMVACFKQRADRSPSLSGSVTYHQMMSQRKNIFVWKDLSFETKSMWTIFDYLRLYCYCHLLDLVLTLILITGTLEYDTLHLGYLAFALVFFRMRLEILRKRNKIFKFLRIYNFVIIVLSLAYQSPLIGVFNEGKCGTVGYIYEVIGFYKYDYGFRITSRSALVEIIIFMLVSLQSYMFSSPEFEHVSRYLEAEQIGAIVREQEKKASWKNAQLQNIRETEEKKRQRNMQVEKMKSEMLDLQVQLHSMNSPGNCVQVSPETGGLRKRRSASFIMDKDITAGGKESLIPTFNLDGDFRPTHKEELPLKEGKTISGDLMQYLELLGSPVSKNSESPTAEESKRQESEVFSFGEITEIEDPVHHTVAEGKRDCSKGQSKDHPLKSAVQLIGDGVSQVQSLGNQAVTNLATLLNVSHQDGDSSSHSSEEDGRFSEMERSRNAEYVRLDRTSSLQSDKSTMSESVRLQLLRIFRHIWSQMRSNNDIVCYCCFIIVFLWNFSLLSMVYLAALFLYALCVNTGPSYTFWVVMLIYTEFYILVEYFYQIIIQHCGLIIKLTFLQELGFPHHKINSSFVISSLPLFLVYLFTLLQSSITAQDGDWTALSEFSAFKRKMRDNKYVGTYSSWSEKLYKLFQPLKDVLEMMARNCLRYWKSLTHGAESPPYFVQLSMDVGSWPEDGIQPEKIESGTNQLLKIVHSERCKEENPDLCPSASRVNIQSIEKSQENPNVALAVFEVVHAAPLEECVSMDWSKSLTPAADVAKEILNAKRSGFIEEVGFPYPILSVIGGGKREVDLYAYVFGADLAVFFLVAIFYQSVIQNKSEFLGVYQLEDQFPKEYVFVLMIIFFLIVVDRIIYLCSFATGKVLFYLFNLVLFTYSVTEYAWNMQPYKQYAGILALRAIFLTKAVSLALQAIQIRYGMPHKSTLYRQFLTSQISRINYLGYRLYRALPFLYELRCVLDWSCTTTSLTMYDWLKLEDINASLYLVKCDAILNRANHKQGDKQTKMTKFCSGICLFFILICVIWAPMLMYSSGNPTNIANPIKDVSVQVDIMSNGGRLTLYQTTLCEKLKWENIKEKVDLDPQGFLTTYDKNDIQLICCQADASTLWLVPEVVQMRFTKSLDMGMDMDIIFSWVLTRDRPKGKEVVKYEQDITNESDLPKRSEVQSVFNGSMNSFRVYNIFPRYFRVTGSGDVRPFEPEVNSVSADLVINRRNPEWWSFYDVNPLNVSRCEGLTGPAAIVVSEETPQGLLGDTLSKFSIWGLYITFVLAVGRFIRLQCSDLRMRIPYENLPSCDRLIAICEDIYAARAEGELGVEEVLYWTLVKIYRSPHMLLEYTKPD, encoded by the exons ATGGAATTCATGATGTCAAGCACAGAAAGTGATTTGACCGAGCAACTTCTTCCTGCGAGGCAttctttttttattcgtttGTCAAG GTCAGGAGAGAGGCATACCAATGTTTTGGTGAAAGCTGCTGTTTTTCGGACTTTTACCATCAACTTTTTCACATATGGTTTCCCG CTATCCTTGGTTGCTCTTTCCTTCTGGAGTTTCCATTTTGCAAGTATATGTGCTTTTGGATTGCTGGCATATGTTGGCTACATTGTATATGCTTTCCCATCACTATTTCGTTTGCACCGGCTGAATAGTCTCTTGCTTGTGTTCATACTCTTGTGGGCTGTCAGTACCTACATATTCAATGTGgcattttcaattttgaattggaaattagGGAAG GACCCAGAGATCTGGGAGCTTGTTGGTTTGTGGCGGTACTCAACTCCTGGATATTTCCTGATCGCTCAATTTGGTCTTGGTTTTTTGGTTGCTGTTGGTAATCTTGTGAACAATTCAGTGTTTACATACCTCTCTAATGAGAATGGTCATATTCCAAATGGTGGCTCTACAATAGAAG TTAAGGAGGAGACCAAGGTGCTTATGGTTGCCACAATTGCTTGGGGGTTGCGGAAATGTTCTCGGGCTATCatgttggttttgatatttCTTATAGCCATGAAGCCTGGATTCATGCATGCTATTTACA tgatatttttttttatatatctcCTGGGCCACAGTATCAGCACGAAGATAAGGCAGGCATTAATTCTTCTGTGTGAAGCTCATTTTGCATTGTTGTACATTCTTCAGATAAATCTGATATCTAAGAATCTAAAGCATGAAGGCTCGTTAAGCAGGGAAATTTTGTCACAACTAG GTCTTCTAGATTGTGATAGCTCATGGGAGTTTTTGGAAATAGCTCTTCTTGCATGTTATTGTGCCATACATAATAATGGATTTGATATGCTGTTTTCATTCTCAGCATTTGTACAGCATACACCTTATCCTCCAATTGGTTTTAGTGTGCTTAAAGCTGGTTTGAACAAGTCAGTTTTATTGTCAGTTTATTGCTCTTCATCTGATGGGGACAGCAATAGTGGAACTTCTG AGAGAAGAATAGCATCATACCTGAGTGCTGTAGGGCAGAAATTTCTTGCAGTATACAGATCATGGGgaacctatattgcttttttGACTATACTTGTTGCTGTGTACCTGGTCAGACCCAATTATATATCATTCGGATATATATTCCTTTTACTTTTCTGGATTATCGGAAGGCAACTTGTTGAACGGACAAAAAGACGCCTGTGGTTCCCTTTGAAAGCATATGCCATTTTGGTGTTCATCTTCATGTATTGCCTCAGCATATTTCCTAGCTTTCAGTCATGGCTGTCCCATGTTGTTGATCTTTATCCAAACCTGGGATATAAGCCTGATGCTTCTATGTTGGATAACATCTGGGAATCTCTGGCCATTTTGATTGTGATGCAACTCTATAGCTACGAAAGGAGACAGAGCAAGTATACTGAACCAATTGATGCTAATGTGCTGCAGTCAGGGACACTTGGTTTTATAAGAAGGTTTCTGATATGGCATAGCAACAAGCTTCTGTTTGCTGCTCTGTTTTATGCATCCATATCCCCTATAAGCGCATTTGGTTTTCTGTATCTTCTAGGCCTCATCATCAGCTCAACTTTCCCCAAGACATCAAGGGTCCCGTCAAAGTCTTTTTTAGTTTATACAGGATTTGTAGTGATGGTGGAGTATCTATTCCAGATGTGGGGTCAGCAGGCAAAGATGTTCCCTGGTCAATATCACTCTGATCTGTCTCGTTTCTTGGGTCTCCAAGTATTTGGGCCTGGATTTTGGGGCATAGAATCAAGCTTGAGGGGGAATGTTTTAGTGATTGCTGCATGTACTCTCCAATACAATGTTTTCCATTGGTTAGATAGGATGCCAAACACTGATGTTTTGATAGGTGAATGGGAGGAGCCGTGTCCATTATTTGTCACAGCTGAGGATGATGCAGTTACTGTGCATAACTATGATGAAGAAAACATATTGTTGTCTCAATCTACATCATCTGATAAGCAAACGACAACAGCAAGCTATACATGGCAATCACCTACTACTGGTCGTCCTAAACCATTGCTTTCCCAGAGAGACTCTGAGAATTCTAGATCTGTAAATTTTTCAATTAGATACTTCTGGGGAAGTATCAAGGAGAGTCAGAAGTGGAATAAGAGGAGAATTCTTGCACTAAGAAACGAGAGATTtgaaatgcaaaaaaaaacgtTGAAAGTTTATTTGATGTTTTGGATTGAAAATATGTTCAACCTCTTTGGTCTGGAAATCAACATGATGGTTTTGCTTCTTGCTAGTTTTGCCCTCTTGAATGTTATTTCATTGCTCTACATTGGTTTGCTTGCCGCTTTTGTTCTTCTGGATCGACGCATTATTCGCAGGCTATGGTCCATGTTGGTTTTCCTCTTTGCATGTGTCCTGGTTCTTGAATACTTTTCTATCTGGAAGAATCAGTTTTCTTTGAATCATTCATCTCCATTAGAGACTACTATCCATTGTCATGACTGCTGGAAAATTTCAAAGCTACACTTTCAGTTTTGTCAAAGCTGTTGGTTAG gaCTTGTTGTGGATGATCCTCGAATGCTTATGAGTTACTTTATAGTCTTCATGGTTGCTTGTTTCAAGCAGCGTGCTGATCGATCACCCAGTTTATCAGGTTCAGTTACGTATCATCAGATGATGTCTCAACGTAAGAACATATTTGTTTGGAAGGACCTCTCGTTTGAAACAAAAAGTATGTGGACTATTTTTGACTATTTGAGACTTTACTGCTATTGCCATCTCTTGGATCTTGTGCTCACTTTGATTTTGATAACTGGAACTCTCGAGTATGATACGCTGCACCTTGGATATCTAGCTTTTGCCTTGGTTTTCTTTCGGATGAGATTAGAAATTCTTCGAAAAAGGAACAAGATCTTCAAGTTCCTGCGCATATACAATTTTGTTATCATTGTTCTGTCTCTTGCCTATCAGTCTCCCTTGATTGGGGTTTTCAATGAAGGGAAGTGTGGAACTGTCGGTTACATATACGAGGTCATAGGATTTTATAAATATGATTATGGGTTTCGAATCACTTCAAGATCTGCATTGGTtgaaatcatcatcttcatgtTGGTTTCACTGCAGTCATATATGTTCTCTTCTCCAGAGTTTGAGCATGTATCACGATACCTTGAGGCCGAGCAAATTGGAGCAATTGTACGTGAGCAAGAGAAAAAGGCTTCATGGAAAAATGCCCAATTGCAGAACATCCGCGAAACCGAGGAAAAGAAAAGACAACGTAATATGCAAGTGGAGAAGATGAAGTCAGAGATGCTTGATCTACAAGTCCAGCTCCACAGCATGAACTCTCCGGGAAATTGTGTTCAGGTATCTCCTGAAACTGGAGGCTTAAGGAAGAGGAGAAGTGCATCATTTATTATGGATAAAGATATAACCGCTGGTGGTAAGGAGTCTCTAATCCCTACATTTAACTTGGATGGAGATTTTAGGCCTACTCATAAGGAAGAGTTACCACTGAAAGAAGGAAAGACGATTTCTGGTGATCTCATGCAGTATTTAGAATTGCTTGGTTCTCCAGTTAGCAAAAATTCTGAAAGTCCAACTGCAGAAGAATCGAAAAGGCAAGAATCAGAAGTTTTTTCTTTTGGTGAAATTACTGAAATTGAGGATCCTGTTCATCATACTGTAGCTGAAGGAAAACGAGATTGCTCTAAAGGTCAATCAAAGGATCACCCACTAAAATCTGCAGTGCAGCTGATAGGTGATGGTGTTTCTCAAGTGCAATCTCTCGGAAACCAAGCTGTTACCAACCTTGCTACTCTCTTGAATGTATCTCATCAGGATGGTGATTCGAGTAGTCATTCATCTGAAGAAGATGGAAGATTTAGTGAAATGGAGAGGAGCCGAAATGCTGAATATGTTCGTTTAGACCGTACATCTTCTTTACAGTCTGACAAGAGTACTATGTCCGAGTCTGTTAGGCTCCAGCTTTTGCGGATCTTTCGACACATATGGTCCCAGATGCGCTCTAACAACGAcattgtttgttattgttgctTTATTATAGTCTTCCTTTGGAACTTCAGTCTGTTATCCATGGTGTACCTTGCAGCTCTTTTTTTGTATGCTCTGTGTGTTAATACTGGACCAAGTTATACCTTCTGGGTTGTCATGCTTATCTATACCGAGTTCTACATCTTAGTTGAATACTTCTATCAAATTATCATTCAACACTGTGGGTTGATCATAAAGTTAACATTCCTTCAAGAGTTGGGTTTTCCTCATCATAAAATCAATTCATCGTTTGTGATAAGCTCATTACCTCTCTTTTTGGTCTACCTATTTACACTTTTACAAAGCTCCATCACTGCACAAGACGGTGATTGGACTGCTTTATCAGAATTTAGTGCTTTCAAAAGAAAAATGCGTGACAACAAGTATGTCGGTACATACTCTAGCTGGAGTGAGAAGCTTTATAAACTTTTCCAACCATTGAAAGATGTACTGGAGATGATGGCTAGAAACTGCTTGAGGTACTGGAAATCTCTAACCCATGGAGCAGAATCTCCTCCATACTTTGTTCAGCTGTCCATGGATGTTGGATCATGGCCAGAAGATGGCATTCAACCAGAGAAGATTGAATCAGGTACGAACCAATTGCTTAAGATTGTCCATAGTGAACGGTGCAAGGAAGAAAACCCGGATCTTTGTCCCTCAGCTAGCAGGGTTAACATTCAGAGCATAGAGAAAAGTCAAGAAAACCCCAATGTAGCTTTGGCTGTTTTCGAAGTCGTACATGCTGCTCCATTAGAGGAATGTGTTTCAATGGATTGGTCAAAGTCACTTACCCCAGCTGCTGATGTTGCAAAAGAGATACTTAATGCAAAACGCTCTGGATTTATTGAAGAAGTTGGGTTTCCATATCCTATACTATCAGTAATTGGTGGTGGAAAAAGAGAAGTTGATCTATACGCTTATGTGTTTGGAGCTGATTTGGCAGTTTTCTTTCTGGTTGCTATTTTCTACCAATCAGTCATTCAAAATAAAAGTGAGTTTCTTGGTGTCTATCAACTTGAAGATCAATTTCCTAAGGAGTATGTGTTTGTTTTGATG ATTATCTTTTTCTTGATAGTGGTCGATCGAATTATTTACTTATGTTCATTTGCCACTGGGAAAGTGCTATTCTATCTTTTCAACCTTGTACTCTTTACATATTCAGTTACTGAATATGCCTGGAATAtgcaaccatataaacagtatgcgGGAATTTTAGCACTTCGTGCAATCTTTCTAACAAAAGCAGTGTCCCTAGCACTTCAGGCTATACAAATCCGCTATGGAATGCCACACAAAAGTACACTGTATCGTCAATTTTTGACCAGTCAAATTTCAAGGATTAACTACCTCGGCTATCGACTTTATCGTGCTCTTCCCTTCCTTTATGAATTACGGTGTGTGCTTGACTGGTCGTGCACAACAACATCATTGACAATGTATGACTGGCTCAAG TTGGAGGACATAAATGCAAGTTTATATCTTGTCAAATGTGATGCCATTTTGAATAGAGCGAATCATAAACAAGGAGACAAACAGACAAAAATGACCAAGTTCTGCAGTGGAATTTGTCTCttcttcattttgatatgtgttATATGGGCTCCTATGCTG ATGTACAGCAGTGGAAATCCCACCAACATTGCAAATCCCATTAAAGATGTCAGTGTTCAGGTTGATATTATGTCAAATGGTGGTAGGCTGACCCTCTATCAGACGACGCTTTGTGAAAAACTGAAGTGGGAAAACATCAAGGAGAAGGTTGATCTTGACCCTCAAGGTTTCTTGACTACATATGATAAGAATGATATTCAGTTAATATGCTGCCAAGCCGATGCTAGTACCCTTTGGCTTGTTCCAGAAGTTGTTCAAATGAGATTCACCAAGTCTCTTGATATGGGCATGGATATggatataatattttcttgggTGCTCACGAGGGATAGACCTAAAGGGAAAGAAGTTGTGAAATATGAACAAGATATTACAAATGAGTCTGACCTTCCTAAAAGATCAGAGGTCCAGTCTGTTTTCAATGGTTCTATGAACAGTTTTCGAGTGTACAACATCTTTCCGAGATACTTCCGAGTTACTGGTTCTGGTGATGTGAGGCCGTTTGAACCAGAG GTAAATTCAGTCAGCGCAGATCTAGTCATCAATCGTAGGAATCCTGAATGGTGGTCATTCTACGATGTCAATCCGTTAAATGTTAGTAGATGTGAAGGCTTGACTGGACCTGCAGCTATCGTGGTCTCAGAAGAAACACCTC AGGGCCTTCTCGGCGATACTTTAAGCAAGTTCAGCATCTGGGGTCTCTACATTACATTTGTGCTTGCTGTTGGCCGGTTCATCAGGCTACAGTGCTCGGACCTGAGAATGAGGATCCCATATGAGAACCTTCCTTCGTGCGATAG GTTGATAGCTATTTGTGAGGACATTTATGCAGCAAGAGCAGAAGGTGAACTAGGAGTAGAGGAAGTTCTTTATTGGACCTTAGTGAAAATTTACAGGTCGCCACACATGCTGCTTGAATACACCAAACCCGACTAG